agtaaataaaactaaaaccttTACAAAGAGTTAATGCATTAATTTCCCGAGACTTCTAATCTTGCAAGGAACCATATTGTGATTCTTGATGGCCAAAATAGTTAATTGGGACTCACCCTCCAGCCACAAATTTGTCCAACCTTTGTTGCTAACAATTTTCAGAGCAAGCATAACAGCGAAATAGGGGGAAAAAAAGAAGCTTATTGAATACCGAAGTAGATCAAAAAGCATCCAAGAATGGCGCCACTAGAGTCATGAAAAATCCTTTCGCTGCCTGCGTGACCAGGTGAGCCATCCGTGTTACACTTAATAGTGCCACAGTTAGGAGGAATCCAACAAACTCTAAtgggaatttttattttattttggagatGCCAAAGTCTTTAAGGATTTGAGATTCTTTCATGGAATGAGCCATTTGACCTTTTAACAAATTACTTGAAATAGTTGTAGGCATTTAGCTGAAGTAACTAAAGAGAAAGTCGTTCTCAAGCTGACAATAGCATTTTTAAAACGCGCCTTTGATTTCTACAAAACCGGATTACCCGATTATTAGTAATTGCAGCAAGGATTACATCATGAAGTTGGCTACTCCATCATCCCCTTTTTATAACATAAAAGATGGAAGAGGTAGATCGCAGGTCCAAAGTAGATTGTAGAGTATTATGAAGCCAATTCCAAATAGCACCAAAAAGCTACATTGAAGGAATGAGTGATCTTACAACTCATAATTGTAGTTATGCAACCTCGAGTATGAAGATTTTCATCTGTCGACATCTTATGATGAAAAAGTCGTCAGATCAAGAAGGATTTAGAAGGAGGAATAGATTGCCCTAATTCAAAGCAGGACCTAGTGGGGAAAAAACTAAGTCgcttttttcaaagagaaatcACCATCTTCTTCAGGAAGCCAAATTGGGAGATTTTTTGTTCCTTCCTGAATGCAATTTTTTTGAACAATATTAGCTAAGTTAGGCATCTTTTGAAGAATGAAAGGTAGAATATTCCAAGTGTTATTTTCCCAAAAATGATACACAAAAGCTTGGAGACTATCAGTAAGAGATAAATGCAGGTTTCTAACTTCAGCAATAGATTTGTTCGAGAAATTGACTTTGCTGCATGAGCCAATCAACCAACCCGTGTCTGAGAAGACATGCATGATATAAGTGGTGTTTAATAGCTAGCCacaaagatgatttttttgtaGTAAGAAATCAGGCTATTAGATATGACGAACCTAGCACGAAGAAATGCAACCCATTGGTCCTTAGAGTGGACAAAGTTTCAACATAGCTTGAGAGTGGCAGCTTCATTGATAGCCACAGTTGATTTAAGCCCAAGTCCTCCCTAGAGAGTTGGAAAGAAAACTTTTTTATAGGCAACATTGACAATTTTGCGGGTGTGAATGCCCTAGACCAATGCTTTGGGCCAAGCATATATGCGGAAACTATTGAGGATCATCCCATTTATCACCTAGTTAATCAGTTGAACCCTTTCCATTATAGACAGAAGAGATCCCTTCAAGGAAGCAAGCTTATGTTTAATTTTGTCCGCTACTGGTTTCAACAGAGAAGCTTagatttatttgaatttgactTGATATAAACTCAATAATATTTGAGAGAGAATCAACATGATCCAATTTGTTAATATAGGATGCACTTGTTTTGCTAAATTTCATATtgtaaaacacaaaaatatttatctattttttattttaaattatagttaATGGATAAcacaaaataagagaaatagaactcaacaaaaaattaatattttgtaactttttctAAGTTACATGACAACTTTTTTGTCTATCCCTCAAAATACtcacaaacaaaaaaagttcCCATTTTCTTTCCCAATTCCCACTCTCTCGCTCCCCACGTCTCTCTCtccattatcttttttttttttttttctcttttcaagaTCGAATGGGTATTCcaaaaaattgaattgttttaattttgttttactgCGTGCATTTCTTTCCAAATGATAGTTATTGATTTTCTTCAaaccaatttgtttttttttaagaatacaaaggagaaaacaaaacaattaaaagCAAAGTAACACTAATTTAGCCTAGGAAATTATACTCCTGCAACACTGACAAAGAGGAGCAAGGACTTTGCAAATATTTGCAAGGTGTCCTCCATAGCCTCACCTATCTTGACCGTCAAATCTACACAGTGGTTTCTTTGCgcaatgattatatataaaaattttaataattattattttaatattatataggATACTATagtaattttgatattattgtaTTTGTGTTGTGTACTGTTcatcaaaaaaatgcacataacaaaaagttgttttaaactttaaacattTTTCATGTCTTGGTTTCTTTGTTTTGTACTCTTTTTTTTGAATCCGAGTATTTTTTATCGAGAGTCAATGATTAATCTCTTAAGATACGGAGATCCAAGAAATTTATCTCTCCCAAAATATATACCATGCTTACAAGGGATAATGTTTTCCGTGAATTATGTCCCACcatgttcattttttattttgtacattgatgtgtttcaaacacgctcataatatatcaatcttaatattatataaaattaataataaaattaaagaattgtaaaattaaaacaatttagtTAACCTTAAAgtccttataaatttttttaaatctttttgttCTATACTAAATTTTTCGTTTCATTCTTGTCATATGATAATCTTTTTGCATGTGATCTATGCCCTCAGTTTGTAAGTGTTAAATGATATTACTAATGGAGGTCCAACTCAATGTTGCCTTGTCTAATGACTCATAATGTTTTTCCAAGTAAACAAATAGGGGTAGAAActaaactcaaataaattatagggagaaaaaagggaaaataaacattccaaggaaaaaaaatagagaaaaaatatacgAGGATTAACTTATTTTAACAGATGAGATTTAGTGTAAGTGTTAAGACTTACATCTGGTGTAAATAGATCCtataatgcaaaaaaaaatattttcttacaaattttaagattaatacttttttttcaaaattaaagaaagataGAATCATGAGTGCAATGTTAAACAATGGAAATTGAAACTTTTGGATAAAGACAAACCATAGGGGAagataatttgtattaaaaaaaggataatgcagtctttttatatattattagatttAACTACGAAGCGCTACAAGTTTAAAGAATAATGTTAGGAGAAAATCTTCACCTCATTAGAGGCAATCTACTCCCAAGAACCCCTTCCCAACTTCACTTGATAATAGAAGGCTTGAAAATATTAAGGATTTCGtgacaaaatcaattaaatacaTTAACctagaagaagaaatcaaagcaGGATAGGAACAAAATATCACAAAGTGATGAAGCATGGGATCTAGAACAAAATTTGTTGATAACATTCAAGCACAAATCACGGGATTCACCCATAGACATTTCACACCCTTCATCACTTAAGAATAACTATCATATATAGACTATGAGAGAATAGTTAAAATAGGCCATAAAAAGACCTTGGGTATACTCTCTAGTTTCTACACTCTTGACCTCATCTTGTAGATACTAACTTGAGCGACGAAATGCTATAGGTAGATCATCAAAGTTCAGCTCGTGTAGACCAAAAGGATATTTCATCCAAATATTTCTCCCTCTTTGGACTGGttctaaataagaaaaatagtcaatattttttttttcaattatttaaaatctaCCTTAAGTTATGCAAAATTCGTTGCAAATGTAAACGAGTTCATTTTAAACACCCGTGATAAAGCATCAAGAATATTGTATACGCTAAAGCCATAAACaagatgtttattttataaatgaaacaaacattatttaattagtGTCTCAATTGTTATTGTTAAACTAAATCGATAGCTTAACAAAATACATAAGTGATTTAATAGGTGACAACATTTTACGGTGAAGTCCACCAAAAAAGACAATTTACGGTGAAGtcaagttaattttaaaattaaagtcaaCTGGGTCACAACATACTGCTTGGGGAaatttatttactcttttttttttcagattcggtaaattcaatttatttagtATACAGCCCACTCCGGCATTTGTCTTTTTCCTTCCAACTATCACttgtttatttctatttttagagTAGGCATATACCATTTGTCTTTttggaaactaaaaataattagcatttatttatcatatagttacacacacacacaagacTTGTATATTATGAAATTGCTTTATTACAATTCCATTTGCAATATTTATTTTCGGTAAAGAAACTTTCAAAGAGATTACATAAGAAGAAAGTGGGGAATCAACATTTATTCGTTATCTTAAACCAGCACCAAAATCAAAAGGTATACCAATTAACCAATCCAAGAGTATGCACTAATCATTTCAGATGAGAGGAGACATTGGTGTTCAATTAAGCTTAACGTGAGTGAGTCTATTCAAGTCCaattctatataatttttttaatattatgtttaatttttataaataaataaaaaattccaatTCTACCTTACACACAACTCAAAGTAGTAACAATAACTCACAACTGGCTTAGCTGCCACGCAGTCACTCTCTATGTCTCTTTTGTCGTTcatactttttcatttgttactGTTGTTAATTATCTGGAAAGTTGCATGCACAGTCCAAAGTTGCAGTCACTTTCTCCACCTTACTATTTCCATTTGCCCACAACCACTATTCATCCTAGATGCATTCTTTTGAGGAGTGTTAACTCATtctaaaattattgattaaaaatataaaattacaagtagaatttacaaaataaaagtgagatttattaaatttatatttttaataaattcctttaaaaaataaattttaataaataataaaaatatttttaaaagaatatataaagaaatatatttttaaagtttatatttctatcattgtaaaataaatattgtataaaAGTCTACGTGATTTAAATTTAAGGAATTCTTGAGGTCTTTAGACTCTTTGAAAAGAAATGGTAGGTATTTAGATTCAATGcttataaaaatacttataaattattttgatcaataaaattttcatattcatATTGACAATGcattcaaattcatattttataagacggataaataaaaacaagtttatctttatctttatgcaatataaaattttgatcgaattatttatttaaacttaaacttGACCTGTATATGACCCTAAATATATGGGACAAGAGGGTCAATccaatattttaacataatatatcaatataaacattatttatagGTAAATCgtagaataaaagaaatataaacttaaattaaggtatattttataataaataatatcattatGAATACAATATCAggttaaacaaaatatataattgttcaaaaaaaatataccttttaaaaattgaaacaactcaatataatttgaattcatcctaaaaaatttaccgaatctattttttttattgaccataatattgatataaaaaaattatcattgtaaATAAGTTGTGATTAATTTCGGTTAGGAATCATAAGCGCACAGGCTAAAAGTgggaattctctttaattttaaaactcaaaatCATTCAAATTAACTTAAACATCCTTTATTACCATCTATACTCCTATTTCTATCATTACTTTAACCAAGAATGACCTAAAAAAAAGGAAGTCAAAATGAAAGCAGAGGGGAACTTGCTGCCGGTAAGAAAAAACAGggtaaaaaacaaaaggaaaaagaaaaagaaaagtgttttgcataatttttttttgttgagtaaAGGTAATTGGTTCCTATTGATTCAGTTTCTGCCTCTTACTCCACATCTAGAGCTCAATGAATTATTAGTTGGTGACCTACTTTTTTACTCGAACAAGTTCTTTCTCCTCTCAGAGAGAAACATCAAAATGGGGCTTGCACCTTCTATGCCCATTTTCTTGGAGGCTTTATCCGCAGCTATCAGAATTTAAGAGATTCAAGATTAGTACATAACTATGTGTGTTAGGTGAAgcttctttcttattttatcattattatttttttatgtgaaagacttgtgttttcttttttttttttgttctcttacagaaaacaacaaaagttctTGAATTGacattaatttcttttcaacccCTTTGAGGGCCAAGTTGCTTTGAGGGGATGAGGTGACGTTCATGTCTATAATCTTTCAGGATATCTTCCAATatccatttcttttttatttattttctttcaattttgatGCAATCTTCTTTAAAAATTGatgcatttattattttggCTTCCTCTCAGAACCCAATTCTGATTTCCCTCTTGTGTGTTGAATTGATTGATCTCCCCTTTATCCTGTTTTTTGGTTCCCAACAAGTCAAAGTCTTCTTCAGCTTCTTTGtggtgaaaaacaacacaaaggggattcaatttcaaattcaagttctGATTCCTGTGTTGAGTGCCTTACACAGGTTTAGGTTTGGCTTTGGCATCTTAAAAGGGACATAAAGCAAACCATAGTTTTGTTGGTTGGTTATGGATTGGGATGGGAAAGAGTTTGCTTGGGATCCACGTGGGTTGGAGCTGGCTAATGGTGAAGGCCAGAAGAGTGAAGCAGCTTCAGTGGATTTGAGGCTTGGTGAGGAAAAAACAGCCCCAGATGTTGTTGCTAAGGACACAAAAGACTCAAAAACCGTGTCATCGCCATCCGGGTCGTCGAAAAGATCCCGCCTTCAGAATGGATTACAGAACATGTGTTGTTCTGTTGATGGATGCAATTCTGATCTCAGTGATTGCAGAGAGTATCATAGGCGCCATAGGGTCTGCGAAAAGCACTCCAAAACCCCGGTTGTGATGGTGGGGGGGAAACAACAGAGGTTCTGCCAGCAATGCAGCAGGTAGGGATTGGAGTTTGGTTATGTGTGTGTTGGAGATTTGGGGATTGGAATTTGTTCCATTCTGTTGTTTGGTTAGATACTTGATGTGTTTTGTGACATGGGCGGTgccaattgttgttgttgttgtgtagGTTTCATTCGCTTGGGGAGTTTGATGAGGTTAAGAGGAGTTGTAGGAAACGGCTTGACGGGCATAACAGGCGCCGGAGGAAACCTCAGCCACCCTCTCTTTTCATGGCTGCTGAGAAGTTCATGTACAATTACAAAGGTAGGTTTGTGTcaagatagtttttttttttttttttgtctattattGTTAAATTGGATCTCAATTGTGTGAAAAGATAACCCCCAATTGGAAAGAAACAAGTAAACCCTGTCACCAAACAATGCCCCCTTTATAGTTTTAAGCTTGCTAGTGATATGAAGCTGTGTgaattagaattagaacttTGCTTaagattatttcaaatttttatagtaaATTGAATTCTAAGCCAAGATTAGAATTAGCCATAACTATTTGGATTGATGTCATGATAAAGCTGAGTGATTATCTATCTTGACTTTTACTAGAAACTTAGTGTTGGAATATGAATTTAGGTTATACATGCTTCCCATTTGGTTCAATTGTACATTCTGTCTgttgaagggaaaaaaagataTGTAGAAGAGGATTTCTATTTCTCAAAACTTTTGATATAAGAGTAGAGACATTTGTTTATACAATAGTTGGGGTGACCGTTAGGCTACCAATCTAATGCTTCCATAGCAATATTCAATGCTTTGAGCtactttcaaaaattaaatgctAAGTGCATGACATTTCATAAAACAAGAAGTGACTCTTAATTCTATATGCATGACTAGTAAATACAAAATGCTAATTAGTTCCTCAAAGGCATtagttaaggaattaaaagtAGAAATGCACTATGAGAAAGTGTAACATTTAATGTTACAATGTACTATCCCACTATGACTTCcaataaaaatcttttatttattgatgaGTAATGTTTATTCTCCAAATTTTCTTACAAATCCTCATAATACTTTATAAAGAAGGTATTAACTGAAACAGTGAATGCATTTAATGTATTCGAAGCATAAAAAACATTCAATACTTGCCATGCAAAGCAAGTAAGAGGATTGGTTGGAGAATGTTGTAGGAAGATTTAGAATTGGACCAAACTTAGATGCAGTTTCGTAGGTGCTTTTGGTGTTGTTCTGCAGTTAGAATTGAAGTTTCACTCTGGTAATTTGCATAATAAAGGTTTGCATTAAAAGTCAACATATTATGAAGGTGAAACTCTAATTTTGACTGGATTTTTTGTTTACAACGGTAGCACTGAGGTTAGAATCTAAGACCTCATACAAACTATCTAAAGTCCGTGCCACTAGGCAAACCCTAGTGGGTTACCAAAAGAATCTATTGAATTGCATTTAAATTTTGACCTtcagaattattatttattgattccTTAGGGTTCTATGAATATTTGTTAACTAGacctttaattaaattatgagtaatattatattttcctACAAATCCCCCTACTATCTGGTAAAGAAAGgattaaatgaaaaagtaaatgcATTTAATGTCtttcttgaaaatataaaatgcatTCAATACATACCATAGAAGGGAAGTAGCAGGTTGTTGTTgaaggatttaaaattattcttaaattattgGTTTTAGACTGATGTTAAAGATAcaaaagtgaattttttaggggaaaataaaacatttattacaTTTGAAATACCTAAACATAAGTCatttatttcctttctttcccAGTAACAACTGCCTATTTTTGTATCTTTAGCATCAACCCTATGGGCTGATGAGGGCTAATATTAACAAATCTGCTAAAATAGTCTAACAGTCTTTGCTAATAGTTACTGctaaaatctattttttcttatcattatTTCTTGTCTTCCACAGTGATTAATATGCACTTTTGCACTTCCTTTCTACAATTTAGGACCTAGAATCCTACACTTTGGTAGCCCTGAGGCTTATGCCAACCCTATTATGAGAGACATGTGGCCTGCTGCTGCCAAAACTGGAGCTGAATCTGGTCATGATTCTCCTCGACTTTTATACAGAATTGACAAGCATAAGCAAGATAAGGGACATCCTCTTTGGCAAGAAAATGACCCTAAAGTAGGCAGTGGTGATGAAGCAATGCCGGGAACTCCCATTTGTCAGCCTATTCATGGCACCATCGCCCCATCAATGGGTGGAAAGAGCAACCGAAAGCTCTCTACAGATGCAAAACCTGGATCCTTTGACTCAGGTTGTGCTCTCTATCTTCTGTCAACACTTCAATCACAAAGTCCAGAGTTGAGTATGGTGCAATCTAGCATCACCTGCCCTGTGCAATCTCCATCAGGATCTGTGCATTTTGATGCTGTGAATGAGTATGCATGCTCAGAAACGGAAAGAGATAAGCCTAGTGGTCAAGTATTGGTTTTCGATGCAAAAACAACCAACCTTCATTACAACGGAATGCTGCAAATGGATCTCGATGGATTTGTTGAAAATGAGGACCCACTAGCACTTCC
The Glycine max cultivar Williams 82 chromosome 16, Glycine_max_v4.0, whole genome shotgun sequence genome window above contains:
- the LOC100792071 gene encoding teosinte glume architecture 1 → MDWDGKEFAWDPRGLELANGEGQKSEAASVDLRLGEEKTAPDVVAKDTKDSKTVSSPSGSSKRSRLQNGLQNMCCSVDGCNSDLSDCREYHRRHRVCEKHSKTPVVMVGGKQQRFCQQCSRFHSLGEFDEVKRSCRKRLDGHNRRRRKPQPPSLFMAAEKFMYNYKGPRILHFGSPEAYANPIMRDMWPAAAKTGAESGHDSPRLLYRIDKHKQDKGHPLWQENDPKVGSGDEAMPGTPICQPIHGTIAPSMGGKSNRKLSTDAKPGSFDSGCALYLLSTLQSQSPELSMVQSSITCPVQSPSGSVHFDAVNEYACSETERDKPSGQVLVFDAKTTNLHYNGMLQMDLDGFVENEDPLALPFLWE